The proteins below come from a single Synechococcus sp. MW101C3 genomic window:
- a CDS encoding substrate-binding domain-containing protein, with protein MNGETPGGKRSGPPPIVYILLLVIAAGALWGGRNQLLGLLGARPSLPGLPQGVPSPPQGLPGLPGQEPAAAAFPPPSAVPAGTAVSIDGSTSMVLINEALKAGFMAAFPGTEVTTASVGTDNGIQALLGGSVTLAAISRPLTSEEQGRGLRAVPVADDRIALVVGIDNPFRRGLSRSQAVQIFRGEIINWATLGGPNRAIRVLNRPSVSGTHSAFRALVLEGQPFGSGPTITTMERDATTPMLRLLGTDGIGYATYAQVADQQTVRVVPIDGITPEAQDYPFKRPLFYAYREPAAPAVQAFLGYALSPQGSAAIAAGVKGP; from the coding sequence ATGAACGGTGAGACCCCGGGCGGCAAACGCAGCGGGCCGCCGCCGATCGTTTACATCCTGCTGCTGGTGATCGCAGCCGGTGCTCTCTGGGGTGGCCGCAACCAACTCCTGGGCCTGCTGGGTGCCCGTCCTTCCCTGCCCGGCCTGCCGCAAGGGGTGCCCAGCCCGCCGCAGGGGCTGCCCGGTCTGCCGGGCCAGGAGCCTGCAGCGGCCGCCTTCCCGCCGCCCAGCGCCGTGCCGGCCGGCACGGCCGTCAGCATCGATGGCTCCACCAGCATGGTGCTGATCAACGAAGCCCTCAAGGCCGGCTTCATGGCGGCGTTTCCGGGCACGGAGGTCACCACCGCCTCAGTGGGCACAGACAACGGCATCCAGGCGCTGCTGGGCGGCTCCGTGACCCTGGCGGCGATCTCGCGGCCGCTGACCTCTGAAGAGCAGGGGCGGGGCCTGAGAGCCGTGCCGGTGGCCGACGACCGGATCGCCCTGGTGGTGGGCATCGACAACCCCTTCCGCCGTGGCCTCTCCCGCAGTCAGGCGGTGCAGATCTTCCGCGGCGAGATCATCAACTGGGCCACGCTCGGCGGCCCAAATCGGGCCATCCGGGTGTTGAACCGCCCCAGCGTCAGCGGCACCCATTCGGCCTTCCGCGCCCTGGTGCTGGAGGGGCAGCCCTTCGGCAGTGGCCCCACCATCACCACCATGGAGCGCGACGCCACCACGCCGATGCTGCGCCTGCTCGGCACGGACGGCATCGGCTACGCCACTTACGCCCAGGTGGCTGATCAACAGACAGTGCGCGTGGTGCCGATCGACGGCATCACCCCGGAAGCGCAGGACTATCCCTTCAAGCGTCCCCTCTTCTATGCCTACCGGGAGCCGGCCGCCCCCGCCGTCCAGGCCTTCCTCGGCTACGCCCTCTCACCCCAGGGCAGCGCGGCGATCGCCGCAGGCGTGAAAGGGCCCTGA
- a CDS encoding NAD-binding protein — translation MSSLAASVGGPSEDDDAVCTGQATAVDCRAGLVLVCGLGSLGQACLSRLLSFDVPLAGLDLEPPSRLDPSLRQRLGAGLLQGDMRQPRDLQRAGLHQARAVLLLSSDGSVNVEAALQCRLLNPDATIVLRSSSRQASLGALLEARLPGLAVVDPALLATGAISGALRPGEAAASFEADGQLYHLVEGPRQDPRWQRPVQLPDQAGGGGSDLLLTPGSFHPLGVAPTAAGQRAESVAGVTALPRRLLAPLARRSRAQWLAVGALALLLVIGPQLFSQPGSWRQGMFVTLALLKGEYVDPVNVLLDGGAGLAEASGWLITGTLLYSLVGTLLTSALVAVLLERLLRDRLVRRRPARLRRGLRPVLLVEGGDLARGVAHALQRQKLPVVRVQPGEDWEDQKAGTPIYESVDAALTALRGSRVSAVGLLSPDLLANLEAALALQRRWPEARLAVLAHALAAAPRLGELLGGVTVISAVDLAADALVATAFGERVEGVVGIGGHHLLLVRYRIAPGDTLLGRTIARLEHGYGVTAVSLRRRGSATVIELPACDLVVATGDAVLVLATLKGLRRIERGEAVPPAWRLRLRVPDGVEGEARFECQQCLARWLGCAPGETTGLLAKSEALTPLLDREPAERLHAELRRLGIFSQLEGQLPGQLEPQP, via the coding sequence ATGTCCTCCCTGGCGGCGAGCGTGGGCGGCCCATCTGAGGACGATGACGCCGTGTGCACCGGACAGGCGACGGCGGTCGACTGCCGGGCCGGTCTGGTGCTGGTGTGTGGCCTCGGCTCGCTGGGCCAGGCCTGCCTGAGCCGCCTGCTTAGCTTCGACGTGCCCCTGGCGGGGCTCGATCTGGAACCGCCCAGCAGGCTCGATCCCTCCCTGCGGCAGCGGCTCGGCGCGGGGCTGCTGCAAGGCGACATGCGCCAGCCCCGCGACCTGCAGCGGGCCGGTCTGCACCAGGCGCGCGCCGTGCTGCTGCTCAGCTCCGATGGCTCGGTGAATGTGGAAGCGGCGCTGCAGTGCCGCCTGCTCAACCCCGACGCCACGATTGTGCTGCGATCCTCCAGCCGGCAGGCCAGCCTGGGAGCGCTGCTGGAAGCCCGCCTGCCCGGTCTGGCGGTGGTGGATCCGGCCTTGCTGGCCACCGGCGCGATCAGCGGCGCGTTGCGCCCGGGCGAAGCAGCCGCCAGCTTTGAAGCCGATGGCCAGCTGTATCACTTGGTGGAAGGGCCCCGCCAGGACCCTCGCTGGCAGCGACCGGTGCAGCTCCCCGACCAGGCCGGGGGCGGTGGGAGCGATCTGCTGCTCACGCCGGGATCATTCCACCCGCTCGGGGTGGCGCCCACTGCCGCCGGCCAACGCGCCGAATCGGTGGCGGGAGTCACCGCCTTGCCACGGCGGCTGCTGGCGCCCCTCGCCCGCCGTTCACGGGCGCAGTGGCTGGCCGTGGGTGCTCTGGCCCTGCTGCTGGTGATCGGCCCACAGCTGTTTTCCCAGCCGGGCAGCTGGCGGCAGGGGATGTTCGTCACCCTTGCGCTGCTCAAGGGGGAATACGTGGATCCGGTCAACGTGCTGCTCGATGGCGGCGCAGGCCTGGCGGAGGCCAGCGGCTGGCTGATCACCGGCACGCTGCTCTATTCGTTGGTGGGCACCCTGCTCACGTCGGCGCTGGTGGCCGTGCTGCTGGAACGGTTGCTGCGTGATCGGCTCGTGCGCCGACGTCCTGCCCGGCTGCGGCGGGGGCTGCGGCCGGTGTTACTGGTGGAAGGCGGCGACCTGGCGCGTGGCGTGGCGCACGCCCTCCAGCGCCAGAAGTTGCCGGTCGTGCGGGTGCAGCCGGGGGAGGACTGGGAGGACCAGAAGGCTGGCACCCCCATCTACGAGAGCGTTGATGCGGCCCTGACCGCCCTCAGGGGAAGCAGGGTGTCGGCCGTGGGGCTGCTCTCTCCCGATCTGCTGGCGAATCTGGAAGCGGCGCTGGCGCTGCAGCGGCGCTGGCCCGAGGCACGCCTGGCTGTGCTTGCCCACGCCTTGGCAGCGGCGCCCAGGCTAGGAGAGTTGCTAGGCGGAGTCACGGTGATCTCGGCGGTGGACCTGGCCGCTGACGCCCTGGTGGCTACCGCCTTTGGGGAACGGGTGGAGGGGGTGGTGGGCATCGGCGGCCACCACCTGCTGCTGGTGCGCTACCGCATCGCACCCGGCGACACCCTGCTCGGCCGCACCATCGCCCGCTTGGAGCACGGATATGGCGTCACTGCCGTGTCTCTGAGGCGCCGCGGCAGCGCCACGGTGATCGAGCTGCCGGCCTGTGATCTGGTGGTGGCAACGGGCGATGCGGTGTTGGTATTGGCCACGCTGAAAGGGTTGCGCAGGATCGAGCGCGGGGAGGCCGTGCCGCCGGCCTGGCGGTTACGGCTGCGCGTGCCTGATGGAGTAGAGGGGGAGGCGCGTTTCGAATGTCAGCAGTGTCTGGCCCGCTGGTTGGGCTGCGCGCCGGGAGAGACCACTGGGTTGCTCGCCAAAAGCGAGGCTCTCACCCCGCTGCTCGACCGTGAGCCCGCCGAACGGCTGCACGCTGAGCTCCGTCGGTTGGGAATCTTCAGCCAGCTGGAAGGGCAGCTGCCAGGTCAGCTGGAACCCCAGCCGTAA
- a CDS encoding glycogen/starch/alpha-glucan phosphorylase has translation MSGSQTPGLAPSSADLPLPASYGDPQRNGLSAADLVDGMTEHLFYTLGRQARGASHHDLYMALSYAVRDRLMTRHLAYKDELRRLRPKAVAYLSAEFLIGPQLGNNLLMLGIVEQAREALRRFGINNLDTVLDEEEEPGLGNGGLGRLAACYMESLASLEIPATGYGIRYEFGIFDQLIEHGWQVEITDGWLKGGWPWELIQPERSCRVGFGGHTEQVRDERGELRHRWVPAEAVIGIPHDVPVLGFRVNSCNRLRLWRAGAAEDFDFHAFNRGDYYGAVEQKVGSETISKVLYPNDGSDAGRRLRLRQQAFFVSCSLQDMLRSLVLRGIPIEAFADHWAVQLNDTHPAIAVAELMRLLVDEHGLGWEAAWEITSRSIAFTNHTLLPEALECWDLGLFASLLPRHLEVILEINHRYLQEVRLRQPGDNDLLRRLSIIEETDGKRVRMAHLAVAAAHRINGVASLHSELVRTSLFPDAARLWPERFTNVTNGVTPRRWLALAHPDLGTLLNEALGTAWPAAPELWQRLETWQNDAAFLERWAGAKRAAKERLAALIEARTGQVIDPTSLFDVQVKRIHEYKRQHLNALQLVAQYLRLKRGDSDGMVPRTVIFGGKAAPGYAMAKLIIRFIHGVAGVINADPDVHGLLKVVFLADYNVKLGEKVYPAADLSEQISTAGLEASGTGNMKFTLNGALTIGTLDGANIEIRDQVGAENFFLFGRTSEQIAELRAKGQPHDRLEAIPLAREALDLISAGHFSEGDGNLFRPLVDSIRGADPYFLLADFNDYLACQDQVSRTWSQPALWTRRSLLNTARSGFFSSDRAIRQYCDGIWGVRPLRIAMTHGC, from the coding sequence ATGTCCGGATCGCAGACGCCGGGTCTTGCGCCCTCCAGCGCCGATCTGCCCCTGCCGGCTAGCTACGGCGACCCGCAACGCAACGGGCTGAGCGCCGCCGATCTGGTCGACGGCATGACCGAGCACCTCTTTTACACACTGGGCCGGCAGGCCAGGGGGGCCAGCCACCACGACCTCTACATGGCGCTCAGCTATGCCGTGCGCGACCGGCTGATGACCCGCCACCTCGCTTACAAGGACGAGCTGCGGCGGCTGCGGCCCAAGGCGGTGGCCTACCTCTCGGCTGAGTTCCTGATCGGGCCGCAACTGGGCAACAACCTGCTGATGCTGGGCATCGTCGAACAGGCCAGGGAAGCCCTGCGTCGTTTCGGGATCAACAACCTGGACACGGTGCTCGATGAGGAGGAGGAGCCGGGTCTTGGCAACGGCGGCCTCGGACGCCTGGCGGCCTGCTACATGGAGTCGCTGGCCAGCCTGGAAATCCCCGCCACCGGCTACGGCATTCGCTACGAGTTCGGCATTTTCGATCAGCTGATCGAGCACGGCTGGCAGGTGGAGATCACCGACGGCTGGCTGAAGGGAGGCTGGCCCTGGGAATTGATTCAACCCGAGCGCAGCTGCAGGGTGGGTTTTGGCGGCCACACCGAACAGGTCCGCGACGAACGGGGTGAACTGCGGCATCGCTGGGTGCCTGCTGAAGCGGTCATCGGCATCCCCCACGACGTGCCGGTGCTGGGCTTTCGCGTCAACAGCTGCAACCGGCTGCGGCTCTGGCGCGCCGGCGCCGCCGAAGACTTCGACTTCCATGCCTTCAATCGCGGCGATTACTACGGCGCGGTGGAGCAGAAGGTGGGATCGGAAACCATTTCCAAGGTGCTCTATCCGAATGACGGCAGTGATGCCGGACGGCGGTTGCGGCTGCGGCAGCAGGCCTTCTTCGTGAGCTGCTCCCTGCAGGACATGCTGCGCAGCCTCGTGCTGCGGGGTATCCCGATCGAGGCGTTCGCTGATCACTGGGCCGTTCAGCTCAACGACACCCATCCCGCGATCGCCGTGGCCGAGCTGATGCGGTTGCTGGTGGATGAGCATGGGCTGGGCTGGGAAGCCGCCTGGGAGATCACCAGCCGATCGATCGCCTTCACCAATCACACCCTGCTGCCGGAGGCACTGGAGTGCTGGGATCTGGGCCTGTTTGCCTCGCTGCTGCCACGGCATCTGGAGGTGATTCTGGAAATCAACCACCGCTATCTGCAGGAGGTGCGGCTGCGCCAACCGGGCGATAACGACCTGCTGCGGCGGCTGTCGATCATCGAGGAGACGGACGGCAAGCGGGTGCGCATGGCCCACCTGGCCGTGGCGGCGGCCCACAGAATCAACGGCGTGGCCAGCCTGCACAGCGAGTTGGTGCGCACCAGCCTCTTCCCCGACGCCGCCCGCCTCTGGCCGGAGCGGTTCACCAACGTCACCAACGGTGTGACACCGCGTCGCTGGCTGGCCCTCGCCCATCCCGACCTGGGGACCCTGCTGAACGAAGCGCTCGGAACCGCCTGGCCTGCCGCTCCGGAGCTCTGGCAGCGGCTGGAAACCTGGCAGAACGATGCAGCCTTTCTAGAGCGCTGGGCCGGGGCGAAGCGCGCCGCCAAAGAGCGCCTGGCGGCTCTGATCGAGGCCCGAACCGGGCAGGTGATCGATCCGACCAGCCTGTTCGACGTCCAGGTGAAGCGGATCCACGAATACAAGCGGCAGCACCTCAATGCCCTGCAACTCGTGGCTCAATACCTCCGGCTCAAACGCGGCGACAGCGATGGCATGGTGCCGCGCACCGTGATCTTTGGTGGCAAGGCAGCGCCGGGGTATGCGATGGCGAAATTGATCATCCGCTTCATTCACGGCGTGGCTGGTGTGATCAACGCCGACCCCGATGTTCACGGGCTGCTGAAGGTAGTGTTCCTGGCCGATTACAACGTGAAGCTGGGGGAGAAGGTGTATCCAGCGGCCGATCTCTCCGAGCAGATCTCCACCGCCGGCCTGGAGGCTTCCGGCACGGGCAACATGAAGTTCACTCTCAACGGTGCGCTCACGATCGGCACCCTTGACGGGGCCAACATCGAAATCCGCGATCAGGTGGGTGCCGAGAACTTCTTCCTGTTCGGTCGCACCAGCGAGCAGATCGCCGAGCTGCGCGCCAAAGGTCAACCCCATGACCGATTGGAGGCAATACCATTGGCACGCGAAGCGTTGGATCTGATCAGCGCGGGCCATTTCAGCGAAGGGGATGGCAACCTGTTCCGCCCTCTGGTCGACTCCATCCGGGGGGCCGATCCCTATTTTCTACTGGCGGATTTCAACGACTATCTCGCCTGCCAGGACCAGGTGAGCCGCACCTGGAGCCAGCCGGCCCTGTGGACACGCCGGTCGCTGCTGAACACCGCCCGCAGTGGTTTCTTCTCCTCCGACCGCGCCATCCGCCAGTATTGCGATGGCATCTGGGGCGTGCGCCCGCTGCGCATCGCCATGACCCATGGCTGCTGA
- a CDS encoding PhoX family phosphatase, whose amino-acid sequence MAADPLLRRRELLALLGVSAAAAAASGGANPPAAQALSRTAARRPPSLNALPFKPLPGPLPLPVAGLSGAEQLRLFSTITLDDRMVVPDGYRAELVAVWGEPVAAGRFGYNNDYLALRELGDGLALLTVNFEYISPRPWLEGFKEATGAELPGRAVIQALVKRGGAVDVPSLDPSDPLARQCRQLAAEALRDLGVGVIALRRDGEGSWRREPGRYDRRIDGLSGLEDPAALLRVSGPAAAVFRARERLGYDDGLGDRVIGTFANCAGGVTPWGTVLSAEENIQDQVVEAVHADGSASSPAQLPFQFGEQRVKGLGNPFALAGNKYGWMVELDPQRPEQPAVKHSWLGRFRHEAVAVRAQAGEPLVVYSGCDRMGGHLYRFVSAGRIRDPADPANSRLLEDGRLEAARFAADGSGQWIPLAPATAVDPLLPSHFERHGVSQACRLPHSDRRQAGAESFSSDAQVADYRRRFPTLGDLYPGKGEQRMGAILIDAHLAASAAGATPSARPEDTDLDPLNGDLLVAFTAGGANDDGRADPAIFRGPAGEASWPHGWILRLSDGGPEAGSRFRWSMAATGGTPWQGGAGFSNPDNLAFDRAGNLWMVTDHSGRGSEIQQFGNNGCWLLPRSGPAAGEALLFATGPMECELCGPCFDAAETSLFLAVQHPGEVHGTRAGKAREGQGYPLVNRDGRTFEQLRWVPLGSNWPSGVPGRPPMPGVVAIRRLDSAPLLAPTSPRPSDP is encoded by the coding sequence ATGGCTGCTGATCCGCTCCTGCGCCGCCGCGAGCTGCTCGCCCTGCTGGGGGTATCGGCTGCCGCTGCTGCCGCTTCTGGCGGGGCCAACCCGCCGGCCGCCCAGGCCCTTTCCCGCACGGCCGCGCGGCGGCCTCCCTCCCTGAACGCCCTGCCCTTCAAGCCCCTGCCCGGACCCCTGCCGTTGCCGGTGGCCGGGCTCAGTGGCGCCGAGCAGCTGCGCCTGTTCAGCACGATCACGCTCGACGACCGGATGGTGGTGCCGGATGGCTACCGCGCCGAGCTGGTGGCGGTGTGGGGGGAGCCAGTGGCCGCAGGCCGCTTTGGCTACAACAACGATTACCTGGCCCTGCGGGAGCTGGGCGATGGCCTGGCCTTGCTGACGGTCAACTTCGAGTACATCAGCCCGCGGCCCTGGCTGGAGGGCTTCAAGGAAGCCACCGGTGCGGAGCTGCCCGGCCGCGCCGTGATCCAGGCGCTGGTGAAACGGGGCGGGGCTGTGGACGTGCCGTCGCTCGATCCCAGCGACCCCCTGGCGCGGCAGTGCCGCCAGCTGGCGGCGGAAGCCCTGCGCGATCTGGGCGTCGGCGTGATCGCCCTGCGCCGCGATGGCGAGGGCAGCTGGCGGCGCGAACCGGGCCGCTACGACCGGCGCATCGATGGGCTCAGCGGTCTGGAGGATCCGGCCGCTCTGCTGCGCGTGAGTGGGCCAGCGGCGGCAGTGTTCCGCGCCCGCGAGCGCCTTGGCTACGACGACGGGCTCGGCGATCGGGTGATCGGCACCTTCGCCAACTGCGCCGGTGGCGTCACCCCCTGGGGAACCGTGCTCAGCGCTGAGGAGAACATCCAGGATCAGGTGGTGGAGGCGGTGCATGCCGATGGCAGCGCCTCGTCGCCTGCACAGCTGCCATTCCAGTTCGGCGAACAGCGGGTGAAAGGCCTCGGCAATCCCTTCGCCCTGGCCGGCAACAAGTACGGCTGGATGGTGGAGCTGGATCCGCAACGGCCTGAGCAGCCCGCCGTGAAGCACAGCTGGCTGGGGCGCTTCCGCCATGAGGCGGTGGCGGTGCGTGCGCAGGCGGGTGAACCGCTGGTGGTGTACTCCGGCTGCGACCGCATGGGCGGCCATCTCTATCGCTTCGTGAGCGCAGGGCGGATCCGCGATCCCGCCGACCCTGCCAACTCTCGCCTGCTGGAGGACGGCCGCCTGGAGGCGGCCCGCTTCGCCGCTGACGGCAGCGGCCAGTGGATTCCGCTGGCGCCGGCCACCGCCGTCGATCCGCTGCTGCCCAGCCACTTCGAACGGCACGGTGTGTCGCAGGCCTGCCGGCTGCCCCACAGCGACCGGCGCCAGGCCGGCGCTGAAAGCTTCAGCAGCGATGCCCAGGTGGCCGACTACCGCCGCCGCTTCCCCACCCTCGGCGACCTCTACCCGGGCAAGGGGGAGCAGCGGATGGGGGCGATCCTGATCGATGCCCATCTGGCCGCCAGCGCCGCCGGCGCCACGCCCTCCGCACGGCCGGAGGACACCGATCTCGATCCGCTCAACGGCGACCTGTTGGTCGCCTTCACTGCCGGCGGCGCCAATGACGACGGCCGCGCCGATCCCGCCATCTTCCGTGGCCCGGCCGGTGAAGCCAGCTGGCCGCACGGCTGGATCCTGCGCCTCAGCGATGGCGGCCCCGAAGCGGGCAGCCGTTTCCGCTGGAGCATGGCGGCCACCGGTGGCACGCCATGGCAGGGCGGCGCCGGCTTCTCCAACCCCGACAACCTCGCCTTCGATCGGGCCGGCAACCTCTGGATGGTCACCGACCATTCCGGCCGCGGCAGTGAGATCCAGCAATTCGGCAACAACGGCTGCTGGCTGCTGCCCCGCAGTGGCCCGGCGGCGGGGGAGGCGCTGCTGTTCGCCACAGGACCGATGGAATGCGAGCTGTGCGGTCCCTGTTTCGATGCCGCCGAAACCAGCCTGTTTCTGGCCGTGCAGCACCCTGGCGAAGTGCACGGCACCAGGGCCGGTAAAGCCCGCGAAGGCCAGGGCTATCCGCTCGTGAACCGCGATGGCCGCACCTTCGAGCAGTTGCGGTGGGTGCCGCTGGGCTCGAATTGGCCGTCAGGGGTGCCGGGGCGGCCACCCATGCCAGGGGTGGTGGCGATCCGGCGCCTGGATAGCGCTCCGCTGCTGGCGCCCACAAGCCCGCGCCCCAGTGATCCGTGA
- a CDS encoding 4Fe-4S binding protein: MTQDPSNVPEAFLRLAPFLVGPARRGVVGSSRYARTLREAVHRASADPAHGPVLLSGEPGLEKDNLAALIHRGSSHRRRLMVRLDGALLRADGSDLFGAAGSGGRGSLLEALGDGALLICQLDRVDPVLQPALLQLARDGSWQAPGEPPQGQAGAQHHFAGRVFFTAESALPAFDRVCSRIRVPALRVRRQDLGEWLRYLLRQQSRHLGWPLAPAVGAEVIRRLQTHDFPGNIRELKQLVERALRQLPVPSADAATQRPPPQLPEEVFWLAPRQPRLRFDLWRWKPSLRARMRSPRFWNALLFGVVSWVFVLVNIWLWAGPQDRAHNGGLVLFWAWWWPLILIGYPLVGRLWCSFCPFMVWGEIAQRLARAVGWRPAAWPHGDTDVWAAPCLAAGFAAILLWEELSGMENQARLSSSLLLVITAGAVICSVLFEKRFWCRYLCPVGGMNGLFAKLSVLELRAQAGVCGGSCTSYACFKGGPAEGEGLATAGCPLGTHPAHLADNRNCVLCLTCVQACPHRSVQLSVRPPAADLQRDMRPPAGEAGLILVLAGGVCLHVWQRLLGGLPLAPASLQEGPLLPRLAFAAVALALPAALFLLARLVAALRTSMPAAGLRLALYGLLPLLWALLLARHLPLGMAEAGLVLPVSFQAPLPAWSADPHVIAFCQSVVVLVGAAGSLLLLRRLLTPGRLSLWGGSLAALLLAAAGRWLVAVG, encoded by the coding sequence GTGACCCAGGATCCGTCCAACGTGCCCGAGGCCTTCCTGCGGCTGGCTCCGTTTCTGGTGGGCCCGGCGCGGCGGGGCGTGGTGGGCTCCAGCCGCTACGCCCGCACCTTGCGTGAGGCGGTGCACCGCGCTTCCGCCGACCCCGCGCACGGGCCGGTGCTGCTCTCGGGGGAGCCGGGGCTGGAGAAGGACAACCTGGCGGCCCTGATTCACCGTGGCTCCAGCCACCGCCGCCGCCTGATGGTTCGGCTGGATGGGGCGCTGCTGCGCGCCGATGGCAGTGACCTGTTCGGTGCCGCCGGCAGTGGAGGGCGCGGCTCGCTGCTGGAGGCCCTCGGCGATGGCGCCCTGCTGATCTGCCAGCTCGATCGGGTCGATCCCGTCCTGCAGCCCGCGCTGCTGCAACTGGCCCGTGACGGCAGCTGGCAAGCGCCGGGGGAGCCACCCCAGGGCCAAGCTGGCGCGCAGCATCACTTCGCCGGGCGGGTGTTCTTCACCGCCGAATCCGCTCTGCCGGCCTTTGATCGGGTCTGCAGCCGCATCCGGGTGCCGGCGCTGCGGGTGCGGCGCCAGGACCTGGGCGAATGGTTGCGCTACCTGCTGCGCCAGCAGAGCCGCCACCTGGGCTGGCCGCTGGCGCCGGCGGTGGGGGCGGAGGTGATCCGGCGGCTTCAGACCCACGACTTCCCGGGCAACATCCGCGAGCTCAAGCAGCTGGTGGAGCGGGCCCTGCGCCAGCTGCCTGTGCCGTCTGCCGATGCCGCCACCCAGCGCCCACCACCGCAACTGCCTGAGGAGGTGTTCTGGCTGGCGCCACGTCAGCCGCGCTTGCGCTTCGATCTGTGGCGCTGGAAGCCCTCTCTGCGCGCCCGTATGCGTTCGCCGCGCTTCTGGAACGCGCTGCTGTTCGGCGTGGTGAGCTGGGTGTTCGTGCTGGTGAACATCTGGCTGTGGGCCGGCCCCCAGGACCGCGCCCACAACGGTGGGTTGGTGCTGTTCTGGGCCTGGTGGTGGCCGCTGATCCTGATCGGCTACCCGCTGGTGGGGCGCCTGTGGTGCTCGTTCTGTCCGTTCATGGTGTGGGGGGAGATCGCCCAGCGGCTGGCCCGCGCCGTGGGCTGGCGTCCCGCCGCCTGGCCCCACGGCGACACCGACGTCTGGGCGGCGCCCTGCCTGGCGGCCGGCTTCGCGGCGATCCTGCTGTGGGAGGAGCTCAGCGGCATGGAAAACCAGGCCCGGCTGAGCAGCAGCCTGCTGCTGGTGATCACCGCCGGCGCGGTGATCTGCTCGGTGCTGTTCGAGAAGCGCTTCTGGTGCCGCTATCTGTGCCCGGTGGGGGGCATGAACGGCCTGTTCGCCAAGCTCTCCGTGCTGGAGCTGCGTGCCCAGGCCGGCGTCTGCGGGGGCAGCTGCACCAGCTACGCCTGCTTCAAGGGGGGGCCGGCGGAAGGCGAGGGGCTGGCCACGGCCGGCTGCCCGCTCGGCACCCATCCCGCCCACCTGGCCGACAACCGCAACTGCGTGCTCTGCCTCACCTGCGTCCAGGCCTGTCCGCACCGCTCGGTGCAGCTCAGTGTGCGGCCCCCCGCCGCCGATCTGCAACGCGACATGCGGCCGCCGGCGGGGGAAGCCGGCCTGATCCTGGTGCTGGCCGGTGGCGTGTGCCTGCACGTGTGGCAACGCCTGCTGGGAGGCCTGCCGCTGGCGCCCGCCAGTCTGCAGGAGGGTCCGCTCCTGCCCCGGCTCGCCTTCGCCGCTGTGGCACTGGCGCTGCCGGCCGCGCTTTTCCTGCTGGCCCGGCTGGTGGCGGCGCTGCGGACCTCCATGCCGGCCGCGGGCCTGCGCTTGGCGCTCTACGGCCTGCTGCCGCTGCTGTGGGCGTTGCTGCTGGCGCGCCACCTGCCGCTCGGCATGGCGGAGGCGGGGCTGGTGCTGCCGGTCAGCTTCCAGGCGCCGCTACCGGCCTGGAGCGCCGACCCCCACGTGATCGCCTTCTGTCAGAGCGTGGTGGTGCTGGTGGGCGCCGCAGGCTCACTGCTGCTGCTGCGCCGCTTGCTGACGCCGGGGCGGTTGTCGTTGTGGGGCGGCTCGCTGGCGGCGCTGCTGCTGGCGGCGGCGGGCCGCTGGCTGGTGGCGGTGGGCTGA
- a CDS encoding DUF1651 domain-containing protein — MLHFRPVSYDCWSQTLAVTSGELMPGQPAPLLKRRRELSREEAIRLWR; from the coding sequence GTGCTGCACTTCAGACCCGTCAGCTACGACTGCTGGAGCCAGACGCTGGCGGTGACGAGCGGCGAGCTGATGCCCGGCCAGCCGGCACCACTCCTCAAACGGCGCCGGGAACTGTCTCGCGAGGAGGCCATCAGGCTGTGGCGGTAG
- a CDS encoding cupin domain-containing protein, giving the protein MELHPDLSQRAVLDTSSLPWTASPMAGVERRMLDRRGDEVARATSIVRYVPGSRFERHSHGGGEEILVLEGTFSDEQGDYPIGTYLRNPVGSSHAPFSEEGCTLLVKLHQMHPADQPRLVIDTTREAWLPGLVPGLEVMPLHAFGSEHVALVRWAPGTVFQRHGHPGGEEILVLAGVFQDVQGTYPAGSWLRNPPRSVHRPWSEAGCTIWVKTGHLPNTQGPDGSDA; this is encoded by the coding sequence ATGGAGCTCCATCCCGATCTCAGCCAGCGCGCCGTGCTGGACACCAGCAGCCTGCCCTGGACCGCCTCGCCGATGGCGGGAGTGGAGCGGCGCATGCTCGATCGGCGTGGCGACGAAGTGGCCCGGGCCACTTCGATCGTGCGCTACGTGCCCGGGAGCCGGTTTGAACGCCACAGTCACGGTGGCGGCGAGGAGATCCTGGTCCTGGAGGGCACCTTCTCCGACGAGCAGGGCGACTATCCAATCGGCACGTATCTGCGCAACCCAGTCGGCTCCAGCCATGCGCCCTTCAGTGAAGAAGGCTGCACGCTGCTGGTGAAGCTGCATCAGATGCACCCTGCCGATCAGCCGCGCCTGGTGATCGACACCACCCGAGAGGCCTGGCTGCCCGGGCTGGTGCCGGGGTTGGAGGTGATGCCGCTGCATGCCTTCGGCTCCGAGCACGTGGCCCTGGTGCGCTGGGCTCCGGGCACGGTGTTTCAGCGCCATGGCCATCCGGGCGGCGAGGAGATCCTGGTGCTCGCTGGCGTGTTCCAGGACGTCCAGGGCACCTATCCGGCCGGCAGCTGGCTGCGCAACCCGCCCCGCAGCGTGCACCGACCCTGGAGCGAGGCCGGTTGCACGATCTGGGTCAAGACCGGCCACCTGCCGAACACCCAGGGGCCCGATGGCTCAGACGCGTGA